From a single Lolium rigidum isolate FL_2022 chromosome 7, APGP_CSIRO_Lrig_0.1, whole genome shotgun sequence genomic region:
- the LOC124671108 gene encoding thioredoxin X, chloroplastic-like, translating to MASAPSTTLAPAPLRSPSRRFPGLPAILCRRAPAPAPVARRLALALAPARASVRCRAAVKLVGDGEFEAEVLQSELPVLVDFVADWCGPCRLVAPVVDWASEEYEGRLKIVKIDHDANPQIIEKYKVYGLPALILFKNGQEVPGSRREGAINKTKFKDYIEPLLETSNVA from the exons ATGGCGTCCGCGCCGAGCACCACCCTCGCGCCCGCTCCCCTCCGTTCGCCCTCCCGACGCTTCCCCGGCCTGCCGGCCATCCTCTgccgccgcgcgcccgcgcccgcgccggtGGCGCGTCGGCTCGCCCTCGCCCTCGCGCCCGCGCGCGCGAGCGTCCGGTGCCGCGCGGCCGTGAAGCTCGTGGGGGACGGCGAGTTCGAGGCGGAGGTGCTGCAGTCGGAGCTGCCCGTGCTCGTCGACTTCGTCGCCGACTGGTGCGGGCCCTGCCGCCTCGTCGCGCCCGTCGTTGACTGGGCCTCCGAG GAATATGAGGGGAGATTAAAGATTGTCAAGATCGACCATGATGCAAACCCTCAAATCATTGAAAAATACAAGGTTTACGGTCTTCCGGCGTTGATACTCTTCAAGAACGGGCAGGAGGTGCCAGGGAGCCGAAGAGAAGGCGCGATAAACAAAACCAAGTTCAAGGATTACATTGAACCTCTCTTGGAGACCTCAAATGTTGCTTAG